The following are from one region of the Littorina saxatilis isolate snail1 linkage group LG2, US_GU_Lsax_2.0, whole genome shotgun sequence genome:
- the LOC138959498 gene encoding catenin beta-like, with translation MSSYQMNASPATTMGPGGQNYMDLSDMPVDNKQQQTMMWQQNQYMADSGIHSGATTQAPSISSKSHGDELEDGDMDPAKMMFDWGLTDQYPPQPEQVDEINQQLNQTRSQRVRAAMFPETLPEGVQIPSTQVHPDQPTAVQRLAEPSQMLKHAVVNLINYQDDADLATRAIPELIKLLNDEDQVVVYQAAMMVHQLSKKEASRHAIMNSPQMIAALIRAMANTEDIETTRCAAGTLHNLSHHRQGLLAIFKSGGIPALVKLLSSPMESVLFYAITTLHNLLLHQEGSKMAVRLAGGLQKMVALLQRNNNVKFLAITTDCLQILAYGNQESKLIILASGGPGELVRIMKSYTYEKLLWTTSRVLKVLSVCASNKPAIVEAGGMQALSMHLGHQSQRLVQNCLWSLRNLSDAATKMDQMEGLLHMLVQLLASNDINVVTCAAGILSNLTCNNQRNKVMVCQVGGIEALVRTVMQAGDREDITEPAVCALRHLTSRHPEAEMAQNAVRLHYGLPVLVKLLHPPSRWPLIKAVVGLVRNLALCPANHAPLREHGALPRIVQLLIRAHQDTQRRASISSNGPPMTGYVDGVRMEEIVEGTVGALHILAREAHNRAVIRGLNCIPLFVQLLYSPIENIQRVAAGVLCELAADKEGAEMIEQEGATAPLTELLHSRNEGVATYAAAVLFRMSEDKPQDYKKRLSMELTSSLYRGDNMNWSEPPGFEDVGVMPQAEESRDQMYTAQHPPHHGSHGSMYSGEMQGRPPGGYDQVPVNSMQGLDLGGPGAGGGYGSHMDNLPDLGPTSDLNFDNIGPDMGPPPGDQGPSMWFDTDL, from the exons ATGAGCAGCTATCAGATGAACGCCAGCCCTGCTACCACCA TGGGACCAGGCGGCCAGAACTACATGGACCTGTCGGACATGCCAGTGGACAACAAACAGCAGCAGACAATGATGTGGCAGCAGAACCAGTACATGGCAGACTCTGGTATCCACTCCGGAGCAACCACACAG GCTCCGTCCATCAGCAGCAAGAGCCATGGGGATGAACTGGAGGATGGGGACATGGACCCTGCCAAGATGATGTTCGACTGGGGACTCACTGACCAGTACCCCCCTCAGCCTGAACAAGTGGACG AAATCAACCAGCAACTGAATCAGACACGATCTCAGCGAGTACGGGCAgccatgtttcctgagactctTCCAGAGGGTGTCCAAATCCCATCCACCCAGGTGCATCCAGACCAGCCCACTGCTGTCCAGCGATTGGCCGAACCCTCACAGATGTTGAAGCACGCTGTGGTCAACCTCATCAACTACCAG GATGATGCTGACCTTGCCACACGCGCGATCCCAGAGCTGATCAAGCTTTTGAACGACGAAGACCAAGTGGTAGTCTATCAGGCGGCCATGATGGTGCACCAGCTGTCCAAGAAAGAGGCCAGCCGTCACGCCATCATGAACTCCCCGCAGATGATTGCTGCCTTGATCCGCGCCATGGCCAACACAGAGGATATTGAGACCACACGCTGCGCTGCCGGCACCTTGCACAACCTCTCACACCACAGACAGGGTCTGCTGGCCATCTTCAAGTCTGGTGGCATCCCTGCCCTCGTCAAACTTCTCAG TTCACCGATGGAGTCTGTGTTGTTCTACGCAATCACAACTCTGCACAACCTGCTGCTGCATCAGGAAGGTTCCAAGATGGCTGTGCGTTTGGCGGGAGGTCTGCAGAAGATGGTGGCACTGCTGCAGCGTAACAACAATGTCAAGTTCCTCGCCATCACCACTGACTGCTTACAGATTCTCGCTTACGGCAACCAAGAGAGCAAG CTGATCATCCTCGCTAGTGGAGGCCCAGGAGAACTTGTTCGCATCATGAAGTCGTACACATACGAAAAACTGCTGTGGACCACCTCCCGGGTCCTCAAGGTGCTGTCTGTCTGCGCCAGCAACAAGCCCGCCATTGTGGAGGCTG GCGGAATGCAGGCTCTCTCCATGCATCTTGGACACCAGAGTCAGCGCCTGGTTCAGAACTGCCTGTGGTCACTTCGAAACTTGTCTGATGCTGCGACCAAGATG GACCAGATGGAGGGCTTGCTGCACATGTTGGTACAACTGCTTGCTTCCAACGACATCAACGTGGTGACATGTGCGGCTGGCATCCTGTCCAACCTGACGTGCAACAACCAGCGCAACAAGGTGATGGTGTGCCAGGTGGGCGGCATTGAGGCCCTGGTGCGCACTGTCATGCAGGCTGGGGACCGCGAGGACATCACAGAACCAGCT GTGTGTGCTCTGCGTCATTTGACATCACGTCACCCCGAGGCAGAGATGGCCCAGAACGCTGTGCGCCTGCACTACGGCCTGCCAGTCCTGGTGAAGCTCCTGCACCCTCCTAGTCGCTGGCCTCTCATCAAGGCTGTGGTGGGCCTGGTGCGCAACCTTGCCCTGTGCCCCGCCAACCACGCCCCTCTCAGAGAACACGGCGCCCTGCCCCGCATCGTGCAGCTCCTCATCCGCGCTCACCaagacacacagaga CGTGCATCCATCAGCTCCAACGGCCCTCCAATGACCGGCTACGTTGATGGTGTTCGTATGGAAGAGATAGTGGAGGGAACAGTTGGAGCTCTGCACATTTTGGCCCGTGAGGCCCACAACCGTGCCGTTATTCGCGGCCTTAACTGCATTCCACTCTTTGTTCAG TTGCTGTACTCTCCTATCGAGAACATCCAGCGCGTGGCAGCAGGTGTGCTGTGTGAACTGGCCGCCGACAAGGAGGGCGCAGAGATGATTGAACAGGAGGGTGCTACAGCTCCTCTCACTGAGCTTCTCCACTCCCGCAACGAAGGCGTTG CAACCTACGCTGCAGCAGTTCTGTTTCGCATGTCTGAAGACAAACCACAGGACTATAAAAAACGTCTTTCCATGGAACTGACCAGCTCCCTGTACCGTGGAGACAACATGAATTGGTCTGAG CCTCCTGGCTTTGAAGATGTTGGCGTGATGCCACAGGCAGAGGAGTCACGTGACCAGATGTACACCGCACAGCATCCACCCCACCACGGTAGTCATGGAAGCATGTACAGCGGAGAGATGCAGGGTCGCCCTCCTGGTG GCTACGACCAAGTGCCTGTCAACTCCATGCAAGGCCTTGACCTTGGTGGCCCTGGTGCAGGTGGTGGCTACGGCAGCCACATGGACAACCTCCCTGACCTTGGCCCCACCTCTGACCTCAACTTTGACAACATCGGCCCGGACATGGGCCCACCTCCCGGAGACCAGGGCCCATCCATGTGGTTCGACACAGACCTGTAA